One region of Catenuloplanes indicus genomic DNA includes:
- a CDS encoding DUF2637 domain-containing protein: MLVLGVATSVAANVLHAEPNLISQAISAWPPLALLLTVELISRVPVHRRGLAAVRVAATAIIAGIAAWVSYWHMAGVAARYGEEGAAPYLIPISVDGLVVVASVCLVELSGRIQATTVSLPEVVPASKESPAPTPEKSDTTTDTDPDTGTAFALDTADEPQTETASDSDGGSPDSEPQPEPVGLRRPKRKRDTASAIARLRERHPDMSAVEIARRVGVTDRTVRRHLRTPVIEAA, from the coding sequence GTGCTGGTGCTCGGCGTCGCGACGTCGGTCGCGGCGAACGTCCTGCACGCCGAGCCGAACCTGATCTCGCAGGCCATCTCGGCGTGGCCGCCGCTCGCGCTGCTGCTCACCGTCGAGCTGATCTCCCGGGTGCCGGTGCATCGGCGCGGGCTCGCGGCCGTGCGCGTGGCGGCGACGGCGATCATCGCGGGGATCGCGGCGTGGGTGTCGTACTGGCACATGGCGGGCGTCGCGGCCCGCTACGGCGAGGAAGGCGCGGCGCCGTACCTGATCCCGATCTCGGTTGATGGTCTGGTCGTTGTCGCGTCCGTCTGCCTGGTCGAACTCTCCGGCCGGATTCAAGCGACCACGGTTTCACTCCCCGAGGTCGTGCCGGCGTCCAAGGAAAGTCCGGCACCGACACCGGAGAAGTCAGACACCACAACGGACACAGACCCGGACACGGGTACGGCGTTCGCGCTGGATACGGCGGATGAACCGCAAACCGAAACCGCGAGCGACAGCGACGGCGGAAGTCCGGACAGCGAGCCGCAGCCCGAGCCGGTCGGGCTCCGGAGGCCGAAGCGCAAGCGGGACACCGCGTCCGCGATCGCCCGGTTGCGAGAACGGCATCCCGACATGAGCGCGGTCGAGATCGCGCGGCGGGTCGGGGTCACCGATCGGACCGTGCGTCGGCACCTGCGTACCCCCGTGATCGAAGCCGCATGA
- a CDS encoding nucleoside-diphosphate kinase — protein sequence MAALERTLVLLKPDAVARGLAGRILQRFEDAGLKVVGTKMVRIDADLAKRHYFDLEERFGKSVFDVTANFMQTGPVIALVLEGVEVVATVRRMVGATFPNQALPGTIRGDFAHTSKAYTEAKGIVAANLIHASGNVEEAKYEVELWFSETELFDYQTVAERYLF from the coding sequence ATGGCGGCTCTGGAGCGGACCCTCGTTCTTCTCAAGCCCGACGCGGTCGCGCGCGGCCTGGCCGGCCGGATCTTGCAGCGGTTCGAGGACGCGGGCCTGAAGGTCGTCGGCACCAAGATGGTGCGGATCGACGCGGACCTCGCCAAGCGCCACTACTTCGACCTGGAGGAGCGCTTCGGCAAGTCCGTCTTCGACGTGACCGCGAACTTCATGCAGACCGGCCCGGTCATCGCGCTCGTCCTGGAGGGCGTCGAGGTCGTCGCCACCGTCCGCCGCATGGTCGGCGCGACCTTCCCGAACCAGGCCCTGCCCGGCACGATCCGCGGCGACTTCGCGCACACGTCCAAGGCGTACACAGAGGCCAAGGGCATCGTGGCCGCGAACCTGATCCACGCCTCCGGCAACGTCGAGGAGGCCAAGTACGAGGTCGAGCTGTGGTTCTCCGAGACGGAGCTGTTCGACTACCAGACCGTCGCCGAGCGCTACCTCTTCTGA
- a CDS encoding GntR family transcriptional regulator — protein MSSPHPDRPRYRTVADELRRRMLAGAIPAGSLLPSETALMDEFGVSRGTVREAIGLLRAEGLAVTEQGRGTYARPVMPVRRLGSDRYRRELDQIRGATEPETAFTADQAVRWSDYTLDKEFAEVPASAARAELLGVEAGTMLLERRFVFRAHGVPQQMSVSCLLLADVAGTPVADPANEPWPGGNTAQLYSLGIVITGIRERVRARMPVREETEALRIPSGTPVVTITRQTYAGQRVVEVATDIVIPSDRVELDYWIDLT, from the coding sequence GTGTCTAGCCCGCACCCCGACCGGCCGCGATACCGCACGGTCGCCGACGAACTACGCCGCCGGATGCTCGCCGGCGCCATACCCGCTGGATCACTACTGCCCAGCGAAACCGCGCTGATGGACGAGTTCGGCGTCTCCCGCGGCACCGTCCGCGAGGCGATCGGCCTCCTCCGCGCCGAAGGCCTCGCCGTCACCGAACAGGGCCGCGGCACCTACGCCCGCCCCGTCATGCCCGTCCGCCGGCTCGGCTCCGACCGCTACCGTCGCGAACTCGACCAGATCCGTGGGGCCACAGAGCCCGAGACCGCGTTCACCGCGGACCAGGCGGTGCGATGGTCGGATTACACGCTGGACAAGGAGTTCGCCGAAGTCCCCGCCTCCGCCGCCCGCGCGGAACTCCTCGGCGTCGAGGCCGGCACGATGCTCCTGGAGCGGCGCTTCGTGTTCCGCGCGCACGGCGTACCCCAGCAGATGTCCGTGTCTTGTCTGCTCTTGGCCGACGTCGCCGGGACGCCGGTCGCCGATCCGGCGAACGAGCCGTGGCCCGGCGGCAATACCGCCCAGCTCTACAGCCTCGGGATCGTCATCACCGGCATCCGCGAGCGCGTGCGCGCCCGCATGCCGGTCCGTGAGGAGACCGAGGCACTGCGCATCCCTTCCGGCACACCGGTCGTGACGATCACCCGGCAGACCTACGCCGGGCAGCGCGTCGTCGAGGTCGCGACCGACATCGTCATCCCGTCCGACCGCGTCGAGCTGGATTACTGGATCGACCTCACCTGA
- a CDS encoding DUF6284 family protein has translation MSTSKQRFDPDEPGPAPESLDAIDREWPLIQAEMELVAAEIRVLTAEPSPSAIEWRRLRLAERRVLHEAAILVARLTESSDRVA, from the coding sequence ATGAGCACCAGCAAGCAGCGCTTCGACCCGGACGAGCCGGGGCCGGCGCCCGAGAGTCTGGACGCGATCGACCGGGAGTGGCCGCTGATCCAGGCGGAGATGGAACTCGTCGCGGCGGAGATCCGGGTGTTGACGGCGGAGCCGTCGCCGTCCGCGATCGAGTGGCGCCGACTGCGGCTGGCGGAGCGCCGGGTGCTGCACGAGGCGGCGATCCTGGTCGCCCGGCTGACCGAGTCGTCCGACCGGGTGGCGTGA
- a CDS encoding DUF397 domain-containing protein codes for MTHLDHADVIDGWLPLHDDAAGAAHLQAARATADTIALRNSADPTGPALLLPRSALRGLVETIRTDAIDDLLGPPSTDHPAWCAGTEWSGRRHRSSVLLAHRADDLTEVRVWVMQPPGADSETVMISAEEADGNRKRLVLTDERISRLIMATEELERLSAHCETYMGTDGLSHPMWCVGAGGEAPGWRHRSDTQIVAGGSRGEIDAESIDLQLIQTIGRFAEPNEPTRVLLNTLNGNEHTCWILELHQLPLIRRALADIQRWRSRTPEQHDHP; via the coding sequence ATGACTCACCTTGACCATGCCGACGTCATAGACGGGTGGCTACCCCTTCACGACGATGCCGCCGGTGCCGCACACCTCCAAGCCGCACGCGCCACGGCGGACACCATCGCGCTGCGCAACTCCGCCGATCCCACCGGACCCGCGCTGCTGCTCCCTCGCTCCGCTCTCCGCGGCCTCGTCGAGACGATCCGTACGGATGCGATCGATGACCTGCTCGGGCCCCCTTCAACGGATCACCCCGCCTGGTGCGCGGGGACGGAGTGGTCCGGCCGGCGGCACCGATCCAGCGTTCTCCTGGCGCACCGCGCCGATGACCTCACCGAAGTCCGGGTCTGGGTCATGCAGCCGCCCGGAGCCGACTCCGAAACCGTGATGATCAGCGCCGAAGAAGCGGACGGCAACCGCAAGCGTCTGGTGCTGACCGACGAGCGCATCTCTCGCCTGATCATGGCGACCGAGGAACTCGAACGCCTCTCGGCGCACTGCGAGACGTATATGGGAACCGACGGCCTGTCGCACCCGATGTGGTGCGTAGGCGCCGGCGGCGAAGCGCCGGGCTGGAGGCATCGATCCGACACGCAGATCGTCGCCGGCGGATCCAGGGGTGAGATCGACGCGGAGTCCATCGACCTACAACTCATCCAGACCATCGGACGCTTCGCGGAGCCCAACGAACCAACCCGCGTGCTGCTCAACACCTTGAACGGCAACGAGCACACTTGCTGGATCCTCGAACTTCACCAACTCCCGTTGATCCGCCGAGCCCTGGCTGATATCCAAAGATGGCGATCACGGACGCCTGAGCAGCACGACCACCCGTAA
- a CDS encoding HNH endonuclease, which produces MPNPLFITLLIVVPIVLGSAAGPFGFLAALALVLIANPIIWRVRKNRYFNSQQFQELRSQVTSIVAEHNDVVNYVAEIRSQGSFELGASSTGQHAHLASFENTSAWNNRRDRNVAEYAPHVHNASLQVVRNASVEPIKYLMKYFSIRPDKETLADVQRVAQDVSRLEEAVHNVEQREAEIAAMISPPAFILKRYSTEFWSLVGVELSPIAVPYPHYKFQYTSAGGNSGQAVDIRLDTPTLDALSETLAEKIRWAKSAAGQRALMTARLRSWVKDRDNHTCLKCGISVAVEPHLLLEVDHIIPVSKGGLSEPDNLQTLCWRCNRTKGAKLVH; this is translated from the coding sequence ATGCCCAACCCACTCTTCATTACGTTGCTGATTGTGGTCCCTATTGTTTTAGGAAGCGCCGCCGGACCTTTTGGCTTTTTGGCCGCTCTCGCACTAGTCTTGATCGCCAACCCGATTATCTGGAGGGTTCGTAAGAATCGTTACTTCAACTCCCAACAGTTTCAGGAACTGCGATCCCAGGTGACCTCCATCGTCGCAGAGCACAATGATGTCGTGAACTACGTAGCGGAAATCCGCTCACAGGGATCATTCGAACTTGGCGCTTCGTCCACGGGGCAGCATGCCCACTTGGCCAGTTTTGAGAACACTTCGGCGTGGAACAACCGCCGCGATCGCAACGTCGCCGAGTATGCACCCCATGTACACAATGCATCCCTGCAGGTTGTGCGTAACGCGAGCGTCGAGCCGATCAAGTACCTGATGAAGTACTTTTCCATCAGGCCTGATAAGGAAACCCTCGCGGATGTGCAACGCGTCGCCCAAGACGTCTCGCGGCTGGAGGAGGCAGTCCATAACGTAGAGCAACGCGAAGCCGAGATTGCCGCGATGATCAGCCCACCTGCGTTCATCCTCAAGAGGTACTCGACCGAGTTCTGGAGCCTGGTAGGAGTTGAACTTTCTCCTATTGCCGTGCCCTACCCCCACTACAAGTTCCAGTACACCTCCGCAGGGGGAAACAGTGGCCAAGCAGTAGATATCAGACTCGACACGCCGACTCTAGATGCGCTTTCTGAAACGCTCGCTGAGAAGATCCGCTGGGCAAAATCGGCGGCGGGACAGCGCGCGTTGATGACGGCTCGACTGCGCAGCTGGGTCAAGGACCGTGATAACCACACCTGTTTGAAGTGTGGTATTTCTGTGGCAGTCGAGCCACACCTCCTCCTTGAGGTTGATCACATCATTCCGGTGTCCAAGGGCGGCCTCAGCGAGCCTGACAACCTTCAGACACTCTGCTGGCGCTGCAATCGCACCAAAGGAGCGAAGTTGGTTCATTAG
- a CDS encoding helix-turn-helix transcriptional regulator yields MAETTDNSLPADWWTTEDVLAYLRSAGAPISRATWAAYVSRGQAPAADRMFGRSPAWRPTAVRAWQASRPRRGSVVSD; encoded by the coding sequence ATGGCCGAGACGACGGACAACAGCCTGCCCGCCGACTGGTGGACGACCGAAGACGTACTCGCGTACCTGCGATCAGCCGGCGCGCCGATCAGCCGCGCCACCTGGGCCGCCTACGTCTCCCGCGGCCAGGCCCCCGCCGCCGACCGCATGTTCGGCCGCTCCCCGGCCTGGCGCCCCACGGCCGTCCGCGCCTGGCAGGCGTCCCGCCCGCGGCGCGGCTCGGTCGTCTCTGACTGA